The DNA segment GAATGGGGGAGCATGGTGAATACGGAAGGATGACAACAAGaagtgtggcaatccttgaattactattggacaaCACTGCTCTAAGATGTATGAGAAACCAATTTTCTGGCAAATTTTAACTACTTCTCTATTTACTTTGTCCCTCCATCTATTTGACAATATCCTGCAACAAAAGGAGatattccctctccctcccacaaacTCTTCTAGTCCTGAAAAGCTGCTCAACTGCTAATCCTAAAACTTCAGCACCTGGACGTTCAGCAAAGGCATGAATTTTACAAAACAGGTTCAAACAAACAGGCGGACAGGATGTAGGCCAAAAAATATATAGTAAAAGTTTCAAAAGCACTCATGTAGGGCACTGCATCCAGTCATGAAATTTAGCTTCCTAAATGGAAATAGATGCCTCTGAAAATTATACCCAGGCCTGGTCAAAAAATAAGGGTTCAGTGGAGCTGAAACAATTTTTAGGGTGGGGAagctcagctgctgctcctcccccaccatgcaccTTACTCCATTTGAGTCCCTCAGTGAGCCTAGCTagagccacagctgggggtggTTGCAAAACCCCAGGCACTGGACTAGTAGCGAGGACCCTCGTACCTACAACAGAGCTCCTGGGCCTAGCAACCAAGATCTCACATGACAAAGGAGCCCCCAGCAGTTGGGACCCCAGGAAACAACAACGGAGCCCACAGAGCCTGGAAGAGGTAAACAACACCCTGAGCAGCAGTGGGACCTCAGATGCAGGTGAGGACCCCAGCACAGAGCATAAAATCTGCATCACTACTTTCCGTACCTACACTTGACCACACTAAAGTTAGGGAGGCTTCGCTCTTAGTTACAATGCCCACGGCATGCAGGGCGAGATAACAACCTCTCAGGAAAGTGGGATTTAACACAGCCACATAGAAACCGTGGCAAAGACCTAGCtcgctacagcagcagcagctggcaaatGACGTCTCAGCACCAGGAGGCGGCGCACACCCCAGCAGCCCTTGAGCCAGCCcttgctgggtctacactaggcagcCAAGTTAGGCCCTGTAGACATAGCTAGGTCACTGAGCGACGGGGAGGGGAGTCTTCCGAGGGCCGAGCTGCTGCCTCCGGAGCTGGCGGATTTACAGGGCTGGCCAGACGCCCCCCGGCTGCAGCACGCGCCTACACGCCGCCAGCGGCAGGGGCCCAGCCAGCCGGCATCGCCCCGAAAACCGCCTTGGGGCGCCCCGCGCACACGAGGTCAGCGGAGCGAGCACGTGCACACGAGCGGCCCGCGCTAGAGGCCCCGTCGCGAGCATCTTCCCGGGGCTCTTCCGGGGCGGGACCAGCGGGGAGGGGAAAGAGCGGGAGGCAGCgccagcggggggtggggagtcagggcctcggggagctggggggggggtcccggcCGGGGGCGGCCCGGCGCAGGTAGGGGCCGGGGCCCGGCACTCACGTGGGGTCTACACATGGCCACGGCCAGGCTGCGCAGCGCGGGCTCCGCCCCCACCCAGAGGAAGAGCGAGTCCCGCAGCCGCATGGCGTGGAAGTGCACGAGCTGCTCGCCCGCGCGCCCGCAGAAATCGTGCAGGGAAATGCCCGGCGGGGCGGTCCCCTGGGGCGCGGGGCGCGCGGACCCCGCCGGggcctccccctgctcctgcgCCGGCTCCATCCGCCTCGCGCCCGGCCGGCCGCGCCCGCCGCTGCCAGGCCGGAGCAAACGATCCCCGAGCGCAGCCCCGGCCCGCCTTTGGCGCGCGCcgagccctccccccgcccagctgaGCTCAGCTCCCGGGGATGTTAGCGCAGttcctcccccgcccctgccTGGCCCTTGCCCTCGCCCTCAGCCCagctggctcccggccctgcagcctcggggctctcctgcagctggctgggggcctcTCAGGGGGCTCAGGGACTGTAACATCCATCTGCCTTGGGGACTGAGCCAGCCCGTCCCAGCGCGCATTGTACTGTGCCCCGCTTATAGGAAGGGCGGAAGGACACCCAGAGGCAGtgctccccagtccctgccctgttaCCTGTAAAAacaagaggtgctggtactcacacagctccccacccctctcccccagccaatcccatggcttcCGAGATGCCGGTACTCAGTGCCGGCGGAAAAGGGAAAACAAGCACTGCTTCCACATCCACCTCATTCAGGGACTGTCTAGCTAAGGCTCAGGGCCCTGCCGTGGGCCGCTCCGTGAATGTGTCACAAGCTCAGTGATCTATTTGTGCTTGCACAGGGAAACTTGAAAAAGTGAATCAAGGGTGGCTGGTGCGGTTGCTGTCTGCCCAAGTCAGCAGAGGACCTGACACAATAGGCCAAACATACGCATCCCGTGCATCTCACTGGGGAGATTAATACCAGCCCCGCTGCTCTGGAGAACGCCGTTGTTGTTACCTACCTGTCAATTTTGTGTGTGGTGAGCAGCGTGCAGTGGCCCAACTCACCCACCCAGGGAGACATAatgcctgctgctccagagggaaggtgacaagtatcagaggggtagccgtgttcatcTGTAGCGCCAAAAACAATAcaaagtctcgtggcaccttatagactaacattttttggagcctaagcttttgtgagcgaagacccgcttcatcagatgcatggaacaTGGGCTCCTGGTGCCACTTCTGAAATAAAGGGTTGGGTGGAGAAAGGGCCTCACTGCCACTCCAAGTGGGTGGTCCACTGAAGGCTGCATCTCATACCACTCTTAAGCCCTGTATTACCTATATTGAGTCATCCCCTCAGGATGCTCCGGTGGATAACCACTAATATACTGCATGTTTTATCCCTAAAGCATTTTACAGGGCACAGTAAGCATTATTACAGATGGGAGAACTGAGACCCAAAGAATTTATAGGCTTGCTTTCAAGAGTTGCTGTGCCACCATAACTGGGGGTTCtctgcacctttgaaaatctgttttTATTGAAGAGCTTTATTATGGATTTAAGAACCTAACAAGGTatccaagtttgaaaatgttacctCTTCTTTGGAAAGACTGTTCAGTCCACTATTCTAGCCTAAGAACACACCAAATTACTGTGTATAGAAGATATATTGAAATACAGTATTTGTTATTATTCAAAGGAGAATTGTGAAGCTTTGGTTGTGGAAATAATCAAGTCGCCATCACTACACACTTGCCTCAATACAGAAATAGTAGGATTTGAACGAGAAGGAAATgtgatattttgaaacatttaaagCACACAGGCAGCTTGAGTTCTACGTCACTGCTAGTCAAATATAtgggaaaataaagaaaatggttCACAGAATCAGAATTTCTTCTAAACAGGTGTTTCTAAAATTTCCAAAGGCAAAGAACACAACAGAGAGATTTCCGACAACAGCTGCAGTTGTGGCTGGAACCCACCAGATGGCACAGTGAATGAGCAAGATGATATACCAAAGCTAGAGGCAAACTGGGAAAGAGCTGGGTATGATAAATTACACTGCATGTGCCCCAGGCTCTGCAGAACAATTGTCCTGATTCTGAACTATACAGAATGGGAGCCTTTGCTACCACTCTATCCCCTACCAGAAATCTGTGGGAGCATAATCTTGATACTGTGCCCTTACTCAAGTCTGCATACAGAATGTTTACTCAGGCTGCTGCTATGTCTGAAGAAAGTACAACCCTGAAGAGTAGGTGCTGCTTTGGTGGTGGCCACTCTGTCCTCCTCTTTCAACTGCCAAGATACAGCAAGTCTGTTTGGTTCTAGTCCTTCAAAAGATCAGTCTTAGTTCCCTGTGATCCCCAGTGACAACAGCTGATGTAAGCTAGCCATACGTCTCTGCTAGGTATGGACGGCTGTGAAATTTCAAATCTGACAGTAGTGATGTGCTAACATAAACAGACTCACAACCTCCCCCAGATTTAGCTGGCAACCAAGGTTCCATTATAATGTTAATTTTTCACCCTCCAACTCCATCTGGAAAGCCGCAGCTCTGTGTTTCCAAATTTTAAAGGTTAACTTTCAGGTTGAGGCAAAAAAATTTCACCATTCCATATGAAGGAAAATGCATAAAAGACTTTGAAAGTGTCTGACCTTTCGGGAGCATTCATTTCTGAAATGTATCTAAGTACCAGATCCTCAGCCCTGCTAAGTTCTTGTTCTGCTGCATGGCTGACTCTACCCAGGCGTGGGCAACCTCCTTGTCTCTAAAGCTGATGTAGTGCTCTGTCTCACAATGGTCTACCTCAGCATTCTTTGTGATCCCTTGGATGTCTCCATCACCTCATTGGCCCCCAAGTCGTCCATGACAAGCTGACTCTGATCAAGCCCATGGTGGCCACAGGAATAACAAGTGTGGAAAAGTGGCAAAAAGCCACCTttgccctccctccaaactcTTAGCGCACTAAATACTGCTCAGTGTGCCTGAGTCTGGCTCACAATGGGTAACAGCTCTTTGTATTCCTGCATTAATGTGATCACATTCTAACTCTACATTTACTGGGGGGGATATAATGTAGCGAGAGCTTTCCCAAATCAGGAAGAACAAATTGTTTGGAAGTGTCATAGGTGTGTTAGTCCCAGGCCGGGCCCcactgcaggagggagggaagggtacTTTTTAATTCAGGCTTGGAGGGCCCAGCCCAGACTACAGTTCTCAGTACCACAAGGAAAAATTGAAGCTAAACTGTAGATCTTGCCTGAGGCTCTTTATAGAAATGTATCTTCCtgtatgtatcagagaggtagctgtgttagtctgtatctttgagaccaacaagaagtcttgtggcaccttacagactaacagatattttgaagcataagctttcatgggcaaagtcccacttcatcagatgcatgagtcacatATGCTCAATTGTATGAGATTTGCTGAAGCCAATCAGAAGCAGTGTTACAGCGGTCTCAAGCCACACCCTGAACAGTGAGTTGCTGGACCTgtggcccagcccagggcctcctcTGGAATGGAGTTTGTGCTTATGCAGTTAAACTAGGACTTGTCAGTTGAACCTGAGAAATACAGATTTGTCTCCTCTATGTGACAAGATCAAGAACTACAAGACCCAGAGTTCCTTGTGCACAGCCAGGAGGGAGGGACAAGGCAAAGCACCGTAAGGCAACAAGAGTCAAGGCCGCTGCTTTTCTGGTAGGAGTTGCTGGCCCAAAATATAGCTGAGTAAACAATAGTGGCTGGTGCCTGGAGAGTGGGATAGTGCAGGAAGGGCCACCCATAGGGCCAGGGAAGGCGTGAGGTGtaattagcaattaaaattttggcag comes from the Carettochelys insculpta isolate YL-2023 chromosome 2, ASM3395843v1, whole genome shotgun sequence genome and includes:
- the PSMG4 gene encoding proteasome assembly chaperone 4 isoform X2, coding for MEPAQEQGEAPAGSARPAPQGTAPPGISLHDFCGRAGEQLVHFHAMRLRDSLFLWVGAEPALRSLAVAMCRPHDSIPVSTSLLGDASDTASNSLAQRLARKTKKQVFVSYNLQNTDSSFTLHIENRIKEEMKAFPEKF
- the PSMG4 gene encoding proteasome assembly chaperone 4 isoform X1, giving the protein MEPAQEQGEAPAGSARPAPQGTAPPGISLHDFCGRAGEQLVHFHAMRLRDSLFLWVGAEPALRSLAVAMCRPHDSIPVSTSLLGDASDTASNSLAQRLGDVAVNKLLAAWGKRDSAKFLPRVPMKIGSRATFGTCAGGC